The Novosphingobium kaempferiae genome includes a window with the following:
- a CDS encoding glycerophosphodiester phosphodiesterase encodes MRLSRRGLLRSGADAALLASLATTGAGAAIAAPATPEPRKRPVLVAHRGSSALRPEHTLAAYAKAIQDGADFVEPDLCSTKDGVLVARHENDITETTDVASRPEFAARKATKTIDGEKLTGWFTEDFTFAELKTLRAKERLGAMRPESQSFDGQFQLVSLEEIADFVAAESAARGRTIGLIPEIKHSTYFAGIGLPQEDRLLDLIGRSHQLSHAPLVIQSFEVGNLKALKPKVSGMTNVQLMQLVGDPTQPPPDFAAEGIKRTYGSLLTPAGLKDMATYADWLAPPTRMVIPLGKDGRLAPPSGIVEAAHKAGLKVGVWTFRPENHFLAADFRDGKGDAARNAAGSVAEMQRYLEAGLDGFFTDDPGLGKQAIDAFMAR; translated from the coding sequence ATGCGCCTTTCGCGACGCGGCCTGTTGCGTTCGGGCGCGGACGCAGCCCTGCTGGCGAGCCTGGCGACCACCGGAGCAGGAGCGGCCATCGCCGCTCCCGCCACCCCGGAACCGCGCAAACGCCCGGTGCTCGTCGCGCATCGCGGCAGCTCCGCGCTGCGCCCGGAACACACGCTGGCCGCCTATGCCAAGGCGATCCAGGACGGCGCGGATTTCGTCGAGCCTGACCTCTGCTCCACGAAAGACGGCGTCCTCGTCGCCCGGCACGAGAACGACATCACCGAGACCACCGACGTCGCCTCCCGCCCGGAATTCGCGGCCCGCAAGGCGACCAAGACCATCGACGGCGAGAAGCTGACCGGCTGGTTCACCGAGGATTTCACTTTCGCCGAACTCAAGACCCTGCGCGCGAAGGAACGCCTCGGCGCGATGCGGCCCGAGAGCCAGAGCTTCGACGGCCAGTTCCAGCTCGTCTCGCTGGAGGAGATCGCGGACTTCGTGGCCGCCGAATCCGCCGCGCGCGGCCGGACCATCGGCCTCATCCCCGAGATCAAGCACTCGACCTACTTCGCGGGCATCGGCCTACCGCAGGAAGATCGCCTGCTCGACCTCATCGGCCGCAGCCACCAGCTTTCCCATGCACCGCTGGTCATCCAGTCGTTCGAAGTGGGTAACCTCAAGGCGTTGAAACCCAAGGTTTCAGGCATGACAAACGTCCAGCTGATGCAGCTGGTCGGCGATCCTACCCAGCCGCCGCCGGACTTCGCGGCAGAGGGCATCAAGCGTACTTACGGCAGCCTGCTCACCCCTGCCGGACTCAAGGACATGGCGACGTACGCCGACTGGCTGGCCCCGCCAACGCGCATGGTCATTCCGCTCGGCAAGGACGGCAGGCTCGCGCCGCCCTCTGGCATCGTCGAGGCGGCGCACAAGGCGGGCCTCAAGGTCGGCGTCTGGACCTTCCGCCCGGAGAACCATTTCCTCGCCGCCGATTTCCGCGACGGCAAGGGCGATGCCGCCCGCAACGCGGCGGGCAGCGTGGCCGAGATGCAGCGCTATCTGGAGGCCGGTCTCGACGGCTTCTTCACCGACGATCCAGGCCTCGGCAAGCAGGCCATAGACGCCTTCATGGCGCGCTAA
- a CDS encoding inorganic phosphate transporter translates to MSASIAAGQFERPQLDKGLGLAGKIGFGAAILAAIAYVAYSVNADASAAGVPALAILPFILLFVALLIALGFEFVNGFHDTANAVATVIYTNAMPANVAVVWSGFFNFLGVLLSTGAVAFGIVSLLPVELILQVGSNAGFAMVFALLIAAIVWNLATWWLGIPSSSSHTLIGSIIGVGVANALMHGKSGTAGVDWTKATEIGQALLVSPLIGFGVAALLFLAMKVLIRNKALYQEPKGNTPPPLWIRALLIFTCTGVSFAHGSNDGQKGMGLIMLILIGTVPTAYALNRAVPASYTQEFNQRADAAYAALDGGPAPLLQPAAARIAVTSYIADKTFQPATVPALAALIGDIDRQVGEYGSLAKVPAAATENVRNDMYLASEAIKRISKDEAANLDDGQKAALGDFKKSLDAGTRFIPTWVKVAVAFALGLGTMVGWKRIVVTVGEKIGKSHLTYAQGASAELVAMGTIFAADSLGLPVSTTHVLSSGVAGTMAANRSGLQMSTVRNLLMAWVLTLPVSILLSGVLYALFAMIF, encoded by the coding sequence ATGAGTGCCAGTATCGCCGCCGGTCAGTTCGAGCGTCCGCAGCTCGACAAGGGGCTGGGCCTCGCAGGCAAGATCGGCTTCGGCGCGGCGATTCTGGCCGCCATCGCCTACGTGGCTTACAGCGTGAACGCGGACGCCAGCGCAGCGGGCGTTCCGGCTCTGGCGATACTGCCCTTCATCCTGCTCTTCGTGGCCCTGCTGATCGCGCTCGGCTTCGAGTTCGTGAACGGCTTCCACGATACCGCCAACGCCGTCGCCACGGTGATCTACACCAATGCGATGCCCGCCAACGTGGCTGTCGTGTGGTCCGGATTCTTCAACTTCCTCGGCGTGCTGCTCTCGACCGGCGCAGTCGCGTTCGGCATCGTCTCGCTGCTGCCGGTGGAACTGATCCTGCAGGTCGGATCGAACGCCGGTTTCGCGATGGTCTTCGCGCTGCTGATCGCGGCGATCGTCTGGAATCTTGCGACCTGGTGGCTGGGCATCCCCTCCTCATCCTCCCACACGCTGATCGGCTCGATCATCGGCGTCGGCGTCGCCAATGCCCTGATGCATGGCAAGAGCGGCACCGCCGGGGTCGACTGGACCAAGGCGACCGAGATCGGGCAGGCGCTGCTCGTCTCGCCGCTGATCGGTTTCGGCGTGGCCGCGCTGCTCTTCCTCGCGATGAAGGTACTGATCCGCAACAAGGCGCTCTATCAGGAGCCCAAGGGCAACACGCCGCCCCCGCTTTGGATCCGCGCACTTCTGATCTTCACCTGCACGGGCGTCAGCTTCGCCCACGGTTCCAATGACGGCCAGAAGGGCATGGGCCTCATCATGCTGATCCTGATCGGCACCGTGCCTACCGCTTACGCGCTCAACCGCGCCGTTCCCGCCAGCTACACGCAGGAATTCAACCAGCGCGCGGACGCCGCCTATGCCGCGCTCGACGGCGGGCCCGCGCCCCTCCTGCAGCCCGCCGCCGCCCGGATCGCGGTGACGTCTTACATCGCCGACAAGACTTTCCAGCCCGCCACCGTCCCCGCTCTCGCTGCGTTGATCGGCGACATCGACCGTCAGGTCGGCGAATACGGCTCGCTCGCCAAAGTGCCCGCCGCCGCGACCGAGAACGTGCGCAACGACATGTATCTCGCCTCCGAAGCCATCAAGCGCATCTCGAAGGACGAGGCTGCGAACCTCGACGACGGCCAGAAGGCGGCTCTCGGTGACTTCAAGAAGTCCCTCGACGCGGGCACGCGCTTCATCCCCACCTGGGTGAAGGTGGCGGTTGCCTTCGCACTCGGCCTCGGCACGATGGTGGGCTGGAAGCGCATCGTCGTCACCGTGGGCGAGAAGATCGGCAAGTCGCACCTCACCTACGCGCAGGGCGCTTCCGCCGAACTGGTGGCAATGGGCACGATCTTCGCCGCCGACAGCCTCGGCCTGCCGGTCTCGACGACGCACGTGCTGTCCTCGGGCGTGGCGGGGACGATGGCGGCCAACCGCTCCGGCCTGCAGATGAGCACCGTGCGCAACCTGCTGATGGCGTGGGTTCTGACGCTGCCTGTGTCGATCCTGCTGTCAGGTGTGCTATATGCCCTGTTCGCGATGATCTTCTGA
- a CDS encoding CorA family divalent cation transporter, which yields MHLNLADHGTRLWIEQSALFPAAARELLLSSDSHQRALVEGGAVCCILHDFERDFDVRDTARVGALRVAMLGSLIVTARRHPLGAADIVMQRVANGARVEGPAGALDLLVGALTQNIDTVIRNLSADMQAAEDAFLEGRHPPTSRQLLDIRRRLAQIHRMLDGAQRVFRRLEQDDDLPEALQPTVEKLSQRLQGLDADALAVQGQLRLLRDELDLQQDQRTNQNLYLLSVMTALMLPATLVTGLFGMNTGGLPFNGPHGTLIATGLAAGTALATYLFLRSKGFFRQG from the coding sequence CTGCACCTCAACCTCGCTGACCACGGCACGCGTCTTTGGATCGAGCAGTCGGCGCTGTTTCCGGCGGCGGCGCGCGAACTGCTACTATCCTCGGATTCCCACCAGCGCGCGCTGGTCGAGGGGGGTGCGGTCTGCTGCATCCTCCATGACTTCGAGCGTGATTTCGACGTGCGCGACACCGCCCGCGTCGGCGCGCTGCGGGTGGCGATGCTCGGCAGCCTGATCGTCACCGCCCGCCGCCATCCCCTTGGTGCTGCCGACATCGTCATGCAGCGCGTCGCCAATGGCGCCCGCGTCGAAGGGCCTGCGGGAGCGCTGGACCTGCTGGTCGGCGCCCTGACGCAGAACATCGACACGGTGATCCGCAACCTTTCCGCCGACATGCAGGCGGCAGAGGACGCCTTCCTCGAAGGCCGTCATCCACCCACCAGCCGCCAACTCCTCGACATCCGCCGCCGCCTCGCCCAGATTCACCGGATGCTCGACGGCGCCCAGCGCGTGTTCCGCCGCCTCGAACAGGACGACGACCTGCCCGAAGCGCTGCAACCCACCGTGGAGAAGCTCTCCCAGCGCCTGCAAGGCCTCGACGCAGACGCGCTGGCGGTCCAAGGCCAGCTTCGTCTCCTGCGCGACGAACTCGACCTCCAGCAGGACCAGCGGACCAACCAGAACCTCTACCTGCTGTCAGTGATGACGGCGCTGATGCTGCCCGCCACGCTGGTGACCGGCCTTTTCGGTATGAACACCGGTGGACTGCCCTTCAATGGCCCCCACGGCACCCTCATCGCCACCGGCCTCGCCGCAGGCACGGCGCTCGCAACTTATCTATTCCTGCGCAGCAAGGGTTTCTTCAGGCAGGGTTGA
- a CDS encoding complex I NDUFA9 subunit family protein — protein MTTDPISGKIVTILGGSGFVGRHLAQELLARGARLRIASRHPKKAFVIKPLGNLGQVQFAGVDVTKSDSLAAVLAGSDAVVNLVGAFSGNLDALQGKGVGEVAAAARAAGATAFVHVSAIGADASSDVAYARTKAEGEQAVLAAFPEATIVRPSLMFGPDDNLVNMFANLIARMPAMPVFAPQAKLQPVFVDDVAEAIANALSDASAQGKTFELAGPEVVTMLELNERIANAQGRSRAFAELPDAVSGLIASATGWLPGAPITSDQFKLLQAGSVAGGALPGIADLGVTPRPLGLFLDRWMVRFRKHGRFGAKTASA, from the coding sequence ATGACCACCGACCCCATCTCCGGCAAGATCGTCACCATCCTGGGCGGCAGCGGCTTCGTCGGCCGTCATCTCGCGCAGGAGCTTCTGGCGCGCGGCGCCCGCCTGCGGATCGCCAGCCGTCATCCGAAGAAGGCCTTCGTGATCAAGCCGCTCGGCAATCTGGGGCAGGTTCAGTTTGCGGGCGTGGACGTGACGAAGAGCGATTCGCTCGCGGCGGTGCTGGCCGGGTCGGACGCGGTGGTGAACCTCGTCGGCGCATTCTCCGGCAATCTCGATGCGCTGCAGGGCAAGGGTGTAGGCGAAGTCGCCGCTGCGGCCAGGGCTGCCGGTGCAACGGCGTTCGTCCACGTCTCGGCCATCGGCGCGGACGCCAGTTCGGACGTCGCCTATGCGCGCACCAAGGCCGAGGGCGAGCAGGCCGTGCTCGCCGCCTTCCCCGAAGCGACGATCGTGCGTCCTTCGTTGATGTTCGGGCCGGACGACAATCTGGTGAACATGTTCGCCAACCTGATCGCCCGCATGCCCGCCATGCCGGTCTTCGCACCGCAGGCAAAGCTGCAGCCGGTCTTCGTCGACGACGTGGCGGAGGCGATTGCCAACGCCCTTTCCGACGCTTCCGCGCAGGGCAAGACCTTCGAACTGGCAGGGCCGGAAGTCGTGACCATGCTCGAACTCAACGAGCGCATCGCCAATGCGCAGGGCCGCTCGCGCGCATTTGCCGAGCTTCCCGATGCGGTGTCCGGCCTGATCGCGTCGGCGACCGGCTGGCTGCCGGGTGCGCCGATCACCAGCGACCAGTTCAAGCTGCTCCAGGCAGGCAGCGTCGCCGGCGGCGCGCTTCCGGGCATCGCCGACCTTGGCGTGACGCCGCGCCCGCTCGGCCTGTTCCTCGACCGCTGGATGGTGCGTTTCCGCAAGCATGGCCGCTTCGGCGCCAAGACCGCCAGCGCCTGA
- a CDS encoding cupin domain-containing protein, translating to MASRQYRRVIAGLGEDGRSRVVADERAEGLSLGHITIAQMWNGGIEARADNAAPVAASTAPFRFEQLAEPVYGFMVAEYAPGLGREDPGMHFTDTVDHFHVIEGEVVLVLEEEEVVLRAGDSGLCRGVMHGWRNLSEAPARLVTFVLPATRAK from the coding sequence ATGGCATCGCGCCAATACCGCCGCGTGATCGCGGGTCTGGGCGAAGACGGTCGCAGCCGCGTCGTCGCTGACGAGAGGGCGGAGGGCCTGTCGCTCGGCCACATCACGATAGCGCAGATGTGGAACGGCGGCATCGAGGCCCGGGCCGACAACGCCGCGCCCGTGGCGGCCTCGACCGCGCCTTTCCGCTTCGAACAGCTGGCCGAGCCGGTCTACGGCTTCATGGTCGCGGAATATGCGCCGGGCCTCGGTCGCGAGGATCCGGGGATGCACTTCACCGACACCGTCGATCACTTCCATGTGATCGAAGGCGAAGTCGTGCTGGTGCTGGAAGAGGAAGAAGTGGTCCTGCGCGCAGGCGATTCAGGCCTGTGTCGCGGCGTCATGCACGGCTGGCGCAACCTGTCGGAAGCGCCCGCGCGGCTGGTCACTTTCGTGCTACCGGCCACGCGGGCGAAATAG
- a CDS encoding DUF2171 domain-containing protein has product MTTPSTQWSSGENAWTSQQGTIRKGMKVITADGTCIGTVAALDGEELMLEGGSHDFVAITQVGGISGDSVLLSDRGDATFGLGATP; this is encoded by the coding sequence GTGACCACCCCATCGACGCAATGGAGCAGCGGCGAAAACGCCTGGACGTCGCAGCAGGGCACGATCCGCAAGGGCATGAAGGTCATCACCGCCGACGGCACCTGCATCGGCACGGTAGCGGCGCTGGATGGCGAGGAACTGATGCTGGAAGGCGGCAGTCATGACTTCGTGGCGATCACCCAGGTCGGCGGGATCAGCGGCGACTCGGTGCTCCTGTCCGACCGTGGCGATGCGACGTTCGGGCTCGGCGCGACGCCCTGA
- a CDS encoding DUF2171 domain-containing protein: MFEKLRIREHMEVTTSTGQHVGTVDDVKDDQIKLTRSDSSDGAHHYIAFENVDKIEDNRVYLKQGTPIPMGVGAN; the protein is encoded by the coding sequence ATGTTCGAGAAGCTGCGCATCCGTGAGCACATGGAAGTCACGACCAGCACCGGCCAGCATGTCGGCACCGTCGACGATGTGAAGGACGACCAGATCAAGCTCACCCGTTCGGACAGTTCCGACGGCGCCCATCACTACATCGCGTTCGAGAACGTCGACAAGATCGAGGACAACCGCGTGTACCTGAAGCAGGGAACGCCCATCCCGATGGGCGTCGGCGCGAACTGA
- a CDS encoding PQQ-dependent dehydrogenase, methanol/ethanol family has translation MVSGFGRFTIRLMPVLALMLAPLSLSSCNRPAQPIEELTVADPDEWPSWGRTGTETHYSPLDEIDTGNVSGLKLAWHFDLEPGYSPTTPLMAEGKVFITTGHSHIRALDAVTGRQLWEYDGGTRERAKTALQMSWGSKGIAYDAGHVFLVTTDGYVVSLDAKTGKEAWKTMDFPDDAPRNANGAPRVFGGKVITGFGGGDISPARGFVSAYDARTGKLAWRFYTTPGDEVTPVNRKAEEIMRKTWPGGWKKPDGTRRGGGGTAWNAFAYDADLRLVYLGVGNGFPYNQTLRSPEGGDNLFLASVVAVNVDTGEYKWHYQLCPAEQWDCTATADMTLATLDIDGKERKVLMQAPKNGFFYVLDRATGQFISAEKIAKVTWAERIDPKTGRPVENPGIRYSGKPGLFELWPGPTGAHSWQPQAYSPQTGLVYVPIMDLPALIGDGQKGGGEVAAGMGVTLIPEVELPGGHRSYLKAWNPVTQTEAWRVDLPGTWPGGVMASGGGLVWQGQIDGKFVARDAMTGKELWSFRTESPIVGAPISYRVNGRQYVTVLTGAGGQGAGMQTLGNAQYRTDYRLPRRVLTFALDGKDTIPPFTMPPLEQVSDPDFSPDLARAQAGAMLFGTRSCIVCHGWNAVAGGAAPDLRYSPTITDAATFKAIVKDGGLKLNGMPPFPQFTDDDLETLRFYLRSRAQAAPAEQKALLEKAKAAKASNAKPQDFAGRWNVTIQSPVGPQKAVMELKVTGNVVTGKVTAEQGTITVAGGVKDGRARFEGKASMPMPITVKYDVTVRDGELVGENSNGPFGTFPVSGVR, from the coding sequence ATGGTTTCCGGCTTCGGCAGGTTCACAATCAGACTGATGCCCGTGCTGGCGTTGATGCTGGCGCCGCTTTCGCTCTCTTCGTGCAACCGTCCCGCCCAGCCGATCGAGGAACTGACCGTCGCCGATCCGGACGAGTGGCCGAGCTGGGGTCGCACCGGGACCGAGACGCACTATTCGCCGCTCGACGAGATCGACACCGGCAATGTCTCCGGCCTCAAGCTCGCGTGGCATTTCGATCTGGAGCCGGGCTATTCGCCGACGACGCCGCTGATGGCCGAGGGCAAGGTGTTCATCACCACCGGCCATTCGCATATCCGCGCGCTCGATGCCGTGACCGGCCGGCAGCTGTGGGAGTACGACGGCGGCACGCGCGAGCGGGCGAAGACGGCGCTGCAGATGTCGTGGGGCAGCAAGGGCATCGCCTATGACGCCGGGCACGTCTTCCTCGTCACCACGGACGGCTACGTCGTCTCGCTTGATGCGAAGACCGGCAAGGAAGCGTGGAAGACGATGGACTTCCCTGACGACGCCCCGCGCAACGCCAACGGCGCGCCGCGCGTGTTCGGGGGCAAGGTCATCACCGGCTTCGGCGGCGGCGACATCAGCCCGGCGCGCGGCTTCGTCAGTGCCTATGACGCCAGGACCGGCAAGCTGGCCTGGCGCTTCTACACCACCCCCGGCGACGAGGTGACGCCCGTCAACCGGAAGGCCGAGGAGATCATGCGCAAGACATGGCCCGGCGGCTGGAAGAAGCCCGACGGCACGCGGCGCGGCGGCGGCGGAACGGCGTGGAACGCCTTCGCCTATGATGCGGACCTGCGCCTCGTCTACCTCGGCGTCGGCAACGGCTTTCCCTACAACCAGACGCTGCGCAGCCCGGAGGGCGGCGACAACCTGTTCCTCGCCTCGGTCGTCGCGGTCAACGTCGATACCGGCGAGTATAAGTGGCACTACCAGCTCTGCCCCGCCGAACAGTGGGACTGCACCGCCACCGCCGACATGACGCTCGCCACGCTCGACATCGACGGCAAGGAACGCAAGGTGCTGATGCAGGCGCCCAAGAACGGCTTCTTCTACGTCCTCGACCGCGCCACCGGCCAGTTCATCTCCGCCGAGAAGATCGCCAAGGTCACATGGGCCGAGCGGATCGACCCGAAGACCGGCCGCCCGGTGGAGAACCCCGGCATCCGCTACAGCGGCAAGCCCGGCCTGTTCGAGCTGTGGCCCGGGCCGACCGGCGCCCATTCGTGGCAGCCGCAGGCCTACAGCCCGCAGACCGGCCTCGTCTACGTGCCGATCATGGACCTGCCCGCACTGATCGGGGACGGCCAGAAGGGCGGCGGCGAAGTGGCGGCGGGCATGGGCGTGACGCTGATCCCCGAAGTCGAACTGCCCGGCGGCCACCGCAGCTACCTCAAGGCATGGAACCCCGTCACCCAGACCGAGGCGTGGCGGGTGGATCTACCGGGCACATGGCCGGGCGGCGTCATGGCCTCGGGCGGCGGACTCGTCTGGCAGGGGCAGATCGACGGGAAGTTCGTCGCCCGCGATGCGATGACCGGCAAGGAGCTGTGGTCGTTCAGGACCGAAAGCCCGATCGTCGGCGCGCCGATCTCCTACCGGGTGAACGGGCGGCAGTACGTCACCGTGCTCACCGGCGCGGGCGGTCAAGGTGCAGGCATGCAGACGCTGGGCAATGCCCAGTACCGCACCGATTATCGCCTGCCGCGCCGCGTGCTGACCTTTGCGCTGGACGGCAAGGACACGATCCCGCCGTTCACGATGCCGCCGCTGGAGCAGGTCTCCGATCCCGACTTCAGCCCCGATCTCGCCCGGGCACAGGCCGGGGCGATGCTGTTCGGCACCCGGTCGTGCATCGTGTGCCACGGCTGGAATGCGGTAGCCGGCGGCGCGGCGCCGGACCTGCGCTACTCGCCGACGATCACCGATGCCGCCACCTTCAAGGCGATCGTCAAGGACGGCGGGCTCAAGCTGAACGGCATGCCGCCTTTCCCGCAGTTCACCGATGACGATCTGGAGACCTTGCGCTTCTATCTGCGCTCTCGCGCTCAGGCCGCGCCCGCAGAGCAGAAGGCGCTGCTCGAAAAGGCGAAGGCGGCCAAGGCCAGCAACGCGAAGCCGCAGGACTTCGCGGGGCGCTGGAACGTGACCATCCAGTCCCCCGTCGGGCCGCAGAAAGCGGTGATGGAGCTTAAGGTCACGGGTAACGTCGTGACCGGCAAAGTCACCGCTGAACAGGGCACGATCACCGTCGCCGGAGGGGTGAAGGACGGCCGCGCACGGTTCGAGGGGAAGGCCTCGATGCCCATGCCGATCACCGTCAAATACGACGTCACGGTGCGCGACGGCGAGCTTGTCGGCGAAAATTCCAACGGTCCTTTTGGAACTTTTCCCGTCTCGGGCGTTCGTTGA
- a CDS encoding ribonucleoside-diphosphate reductase subunit alpha → MEALLASHDPAPRKKKEGSAVVMDKTDSATADLVEAPKKKAVDSKTIHDRRFTIVTDASRDALLTDFGKETLDDRYLLPGEKYQDLFARVADAYADDQEHAQRLYDYISRLWFMPATPVLSNGGTGRGLPISCYLNSVDDSLEGIVATWNENVWLASRGGGIGTYWGAVRGIGEPVGLNGKTSGIIPFVRVMDSLTLAISQGSLRRGSAACYLDISHPEIEEFLEIRKPSGDFNRKALNLHHGVLLTDEFMAAVRDGAEFELKSPKDGSVRGKVDARSLFQKLVEVRLATGEPYIVFSDTVNRMMPKHHRDLGLKVSTSNLCSEITLPTGRDHLGNDRTAVCCLSSLNLETWEEWKGDKRFVEDVLRFLDNVLQDYIDRAPDEMARAKYSAARERSVGMGVMGYHSYLQKRGIAFESAMAKALNLQMFQYINQKANEASMLLANERGPCPDAADQGVMERFSCKMAIAPTASISIICGGTSACIEPIPANIYTHKTLSGSFVVKNPYLQKLLASKSKDSTNVWNSILEHGGSVQQLDFLSPEEKAIYKTSFEIDQRWLLEFAADRTPYIDQAQSLNLFIPADVDKWDLMMLHYQAWERGIKSLYYLRSKSVQRAGFAGGVEADNTSELPKFNLAASGESTDYDECLACQ, encoded by the coding sequence ATGGAGGCGCTGCTCGCCTCGCATGACCCTGCGCCCCGCAAGAAGAAGGAAGGTTCGGCCGTCGTGATGGACAAGACCGACAGCGCGACCGCCGATCTGGTGGAAGCTCCGAAGAAGAAGGCGGTGGATTCCAAGACGATCCATGACCGCCGCTTCACCATCGTCACCGACGCTTCGCGCGATGCGCTCCTGACCGATTTCGGCAAGGAGACGCTGGACGACCGCTACCTGCTGCCCGGCGAGAAGTACCAGGATCTGTTCGCCCGCGTGGCCGACGCCTATGCGGACGATCAGGAGCACGCGCAGCGCCTGTACGACTACATCTCGCGCCTGTGGTTCATGCCCGCCACCCCCGTTCTGTCGAACGGCGGCACCGGTCGCGGCCTGCCGATCTCGTGCTACCTGAACTCGGTGGACGACAGCCTCGAAGGCATCGTCGCCACCTGGAACGAGAACGTCTGGCTCGCCTCGCGCGGCGGCGGCATCGGCACCTACTGGGGCGCGGTGCGCGGCATCGGCGAGCCGGTGGGCCTCAACGGCAAGACCAGCGGCATCATCCCCTTCGTGCGCGTGATGGACTCGCTGACCCTTGCGATCTCGCAGGGTTCGCTGCGTCGCGGTTCGGCCGCCTGCTACCTCGACATCTCGCACCCCGAGATCGAGGAGTTCCTCGAAATCCGGAAACCCTCGGGCGACTTCAACCGCAAGGCGCTGAACCTGCACCACGGCGTGCTGCTGACCGACGAGTTCATGGCCGCCGTGCGCGATGGCGCCGAGTTCGAGCTGAAGAGCCCGAAGGACGGCTCGGTGCGCGGCAAGGTCGATGCGCGCTCGCTGTTCCAGAAGCTGGTCGAGGTCCGCCTCGCCACGGGTGAGCCCTACATCGTCTTCTCCGACACCGTGAACCGCATGATGCCCAAGCATCACCGCGATCTCGGCCTCAAGGTCTCGACCTCGAACCTGTGCTCGGAAATCACGCTGCCGACCGGCCGCGACCACCTCGGCAACGACCGCACGGCGGTGTGCTGCCTCTCCTCGCTCAACCTGGAGACCTGGGAAGAGTGGAAGGGCGACAAGCGCTTCGTCGAGGACGTGCTGCGCTTCCTCGACAACGTCCTGCAAGACTACATCGACCGCGCGCCGGACGAGATGGCCCGCGCCAAGTATTCCGCCGCGCGCGAGCGTTCGGTCGGGATGGGCGTCATGGGCTATCACTCGTACCTGCAGAAGCGCGGCATCGCCTTCGAGAGCGCGATGGCCAAGGCGCTGAACCTGCAGATGTTCCAGTACATCAACCAGAAGGCCAACGAGGCCTCGATGCTGCTGGCGAACGAGCGCGGGCCGTGCCCGGACGCCGCCGATCAGGGCGTGATGGAGCGCTTCAGCTGCAAGATGGCGATCGCGCCCACCGCGTCGATCTCGATCATCTGCGGCGGCACTTCGGCCTGCATCGAGCCGATCCCGGCCAACATCTACACCCACAAGACGCTCTCGGGCAGCTTCGTGGTGAAGAACCCCTACCTGCAGAAGCTGCTGGCCTCGAAGTCGAAGGATTCCACCAACGTGTGGAACTCGATCCTCGAGCACGGCGGTTCGGTGCAGCAGCTCGACTTCCTCTCCCCGGAGGAGAAGGCGATCTACAAGACCAGCTTCGAGATCGACCAGCGCTGGCTGCTCGAATTCGCGGCGGACCGCACCCCCTACATCGACCAGGCGCAGTCGCTGAACCTGTTCATCCCCGCCGACGTCGACAAGTGGGATCTGATGATGCTGCACTACCAGGCGTGGGAGCGGGGCATCAAGTCGCTCTACTACCTGCGCTCCAAGTCGGTGCAGCGCGCCGGTTTCGCGGGCGGCGTCGAGGCGGACAACACCAGCGAACTGCCCAAGTTCAACCTCGCGGCGAGCGGCGAAAGCACCGACTACGACGAGTGTCTCGCCTGCCAGTAA
- a CDS encoding GlsB/YeaQ/YmgE family stress response membrane protein → MFNIIGAIISGLIIGWLARWVYPGAVPMGWISTILLGIGGSLVAGLVTSRGSRDFSRAGCLASILGAIALIFIGRLLHIG, encoded by the coding sequence ATGTTCAACATCATCGGCGCCATCATCAGCGGCCTTATCATCGGATGGCTGGCCCGCTGGGTCTATCCGGGCGCGGTGCCCATGGGCTGGATCTCGACGATCCTGCTGGGCATCGGCGGCTCGCTGGTCGCGGGCCTCGTCACCAGCCGCGGCAGCCGCGACTTCAGCCGCGCCGGCTGCCTCGCCTCGATCCTCGGCGCGATCGCGCTGATCTTCATCGGGCGGCTGCTGCATATCGGGTGA